Proteins co-encoded in one Bremerella sp. TYQ1 genomic window:
- a CDS encoding RNA-binding protein, with product MGKKLYCGNLNYDVSTADLEQLFGQFGEVREAQVITDRDTGRSKGFAFVEMGSDEDAQAAIEGLNESMQGGRSLTVNEAKPRENRGGGGGGGRGGYGGGGGRGYGGGGGGGRRY from the coding sequence TTGGGTAAAAAACTTTATTGCGGCAATCTAAACTACGACGTTAGCACGGCAGACCTCGAACAGTTGTTCGGACAGTTTGGTGAAGTGCGTGAAGCACAGGTCATTACCGATCGTGATACCGGCCGAAGCAAAGGTTTCGCTTTCGTCGAAATGGGCTCGGATGAAGATGCTCAAGCTGCCATCGAAGGCCTGAACGAATCCATGCAAGGCGGCCGCAGCCTGACCGTAAATGAAGCCAAACCGCGTGAAAATCGTGGCGGCGGCGGTGGTGGTGGTCGCGGCGGCTATGGCGGCGGTGGCGGACGAGGCTACGGCGGCGGCGGAGGCGGCGGTCGACGATATTAA
- a CDS encoding c-type cytochrome domain-containing protein, with protein sequence MHQRILFGILFALITTPFLQAEKLVDFRKDVQPILKLRCLECHGPDEAKNDFRVDDEETMFYYIEAGDIENSSLWNDYLITDDPSLKMPPPNSPHGKGLTGPELATIKTWIEEGADFDWETVEVEVDPEKVDAADSVAEMSTPEKVWIFQGLFHPAMTHFPVGLLSISVIFLVLSRYGGPSFESAAFHCLWVGALGACGACLSGWAYAVHEGYGLNFSLANNIDRHRWLGVVVAVGSLLLVPIAYSAVKSETGKEKKILAWFIGSCLVALCVSIVGYQGGELVYGEGHYEKEFNELFLNDKAEVQPEIAEESIEEVAETEPAE encoded by the coding sequence ATGCACCAGCGCATATTATTTGGAATACTGTTCGCTCTGATCACCACGCCATTTCTGCAAGCCGAGAAACTGGTCGACTTTCGCAAGGACGTTCAGCCGATCTTGAAACTGCGCTGCCTGGAATGTCACGGCCCTGACGAGGCCAAGAACGACTTCCGTGTCGACGATGAAGAGACGATGTTCTATTACATCGAAGCAGGCGACATCGAGAACAGTTCGCTCTGGAACGACTACCTCATCACCGACGATCCCTCGCTGAAGATGCCACCTCCAAACTCGCCGCACGGCAAAGGGCTTACCGGTCCTGAGTTGGCCACCATCAAAACATGGATTGAAGAAGGTGCTGACTTCGACTGGGAAACGGTTGAAGTTGAAGTCGATCCCGAGAAAGTCGACGCCGCCGATTCCGTCGCCGAGATGAGTACGCCTGAGAAGGTTTGGATTTTCCAAGGCTTGTTCCATCCTGCGATGACTCACTTCCCTGTTGGCTTGCTTTCGATCTCGGTCATTTTCCTCGTTCTGTCCCGCTACGGCGGGCCTTCATTCGAGTCGGCCGCGTTTCATTGCTTGTGGGTTGGTGCACTGGGCGCTTGCGGGGCATGTCTGTCCGGCTGGGCCTACGCTGTCCACGAAGGATACGGCCTCAATTTCTCGCTGGCCAACAATATCGATCGTCATCGCTGGTTGGGTGTGGTCGTGGCGGTTGGTTCTCTGCTTTTGGTTCCCATCGCTTACTCAGCCGTGAAAAGTGAAACCGGTAAGGAAAAGAAGATCCTGGCCTGGTTCATTGGCTCTTGCCTGGTCGCTTTATGCGTTTCAATCGTTGGTTACCAAGGGGGTGAATTGGTCTACGGTGAAGGTCACTACGAGAAAGAATTCAACGAGCTCTTCCTCAATGACAAAGCAGAAGTCCAACCTGAAATTGCCGAAGAGTCGATTGAAGAAGTCGCTGAAACAGAACCTGCTGAATAA
- a CDS encoding patatin-like phospholipase family protein, giving the protein MVSGNHSSGRNAERQKHDSWRQQLADFLNISSGCRFSIMALILLATIVPVSRFALPLLLENGLLLDGFTQAILASFSWYVTTAMLFLQIRIALAHGPERFTWWNELSGERSDRQPRNLADLMEASHRRGAGWPAWLWLLWVLFPMPALTMVADFNLRVNNTFITVESLYGGFLAGGLLATVALMLLSFLRKYVLPGVVPLRGIFPFECLHHLHDNLLDNPDEVAKLPRGIAVLLARVGLVRGPGYSIRDPKGVERPLAGHLELALLLFLLLVITFGLGIFEHVLMPGNTLAKMIPTVGHFALMVAILSTFTSGMAFWLDRFRASTILAAMCLALALFLSRDYEFEVQKSPTPGPTLVDSIAAKQIPRSRSNDPRERDQRTLIVVTAPGGGIHASAWSAEVLTRLDERWPGTFRKSLGLISSVSGGSVGSMYYMDAISSEENPVSMEEVRERSKSSTLEPIFFAATFHDLLPLTPFDRGHAAEHFWDIILRTKRGDSPTLGKWGELAGQGKLPVMVFNATDVKSGRRVLLGSTAVRDQDHVHSTHDSASTEHTCAYDLRQSQLDMKVATAVRLSASFPYVTPISRPAADENGEDIMPAVRMGDGAYADNDGIMTALESVNQLIDKFSKMPPEQRPFDRILMINIDNYGTSTDHVEFAESGGKVEALSYATLGPLLGLSNVRGASQAERGRLEVSLLKDRTVTEQEVMWVLRQFGSRRGRGPSTPKEPSHSEMAGHLPISKLAEQKAMQRMSRLGAEQSDNPSEPQPGRERSTQVVSRQRDGQSDRWNKGPGLYPIQFQVVSIPYMAEGEPPLSWKLSAQQMRTYTQAWKQLEAEAEKWEKPSEEHWDEEGAMPPLCLIEQWLGPPGEESQDWSLANRPDRVQTR; this is encoded by the coding sequence ATGGTGTCTGGTAATCATTCCAGTGGCAGAAACGCAGAGCGGCAGAAGCATGACTCCTGGCGGCAACAGCTCGCGGACTTCTTGAATATCTCCAGCGGGTGCCGCTTCTCGATCATGGCCCTGATTCTGCTGGCGACGATCGTACCTGTCTCGCGCTTTGCATTACCGCTTCTGCTCGAGAACGGTTTGTTGCTGGATGGCTTCACACAAGCGATCCTTGCTTCGTTCTCGTGGTATGTGACCACCGCGATGCTATTCCTGCAAATTCGGATTGCGCTGGCTCACGGCCCCGAACGATTCACGTGGTGGAACGAACTCTCCGGAGAACGATCCGACCGCCAACCTCGCAACTTGGCCGACCTCATGGAAGCATCCCATCGCCGCGGCGCTGGATGGCCGGCGTGGCTATGGCTGTTGTGGGTCTTGTTTCCGATGCCGGCGCTAACGATGGTTGCCGACTTCAATCTGCGCGTGAACAACACCTTCATCACGGTAGAAAGCTTGTACGGTGGTTTCCTGGCTGGGGGATTGTTGGCAACGGTCGCGTTGATGCTTCTAAGCTTCTTACGAAAGTATGTTTTGCCGGGCGTCGTTCCGCTGCGTGGGATCTTTCCTTTTGAGTGCCTGCACCATCTGCATGACAACTTGCTTGATAACCCCGACGAAGTCGCCAAGCTTCCACGCGGCATCGCGGTACTGCTGGCACGCGTCGGATTGGTGCGTGGGCCAGGCTACTCGATTCGTGATCCCAAGGGGGTCGAACGTCCTTTGGCCGGTCACTTGGAACTGGCGTTGTTGTTGTTTTTACTACTGGTCATCACCTTTGGCCTGGGGATTTTCGAGCATGTCCTGATGCCAGGCAATACGCTTGCCAAGATGATTCCGACGGTCGGCCACTTCGCATTGATGGTAGCGATCCTCTCGACGTTTACTTCCGGGATGGCGTTCTGGCTGGACCGATTTCGTGCATCGACTATTTTGGCGGCCATGTGTTTGGCACTCGCATTGTTCTTGTCTCGTGACTACGAGTTTGAAGTTCAGAAGTCGCCCACGCCGGGGCCAACGCTTGTCGATTCAATTGCGGCAAAGCAGATTCCTCGTAGCCGATCGAACGACCCGCGAGAACGCGACCAACGAACATTGATCGTTGTGACCGCTCCTGGGGGCGGTATCCATGCTTCGGCTTGGTCTGCCGAGGTTTTAACGCGACTCGATGAACGATGGCCTGGCACGTTCCGCAAATCACTGGGGCTGATCAGTTCGGTCTCGGGCGGGAGTGTTGGTTCGATGTATTACATGGACGCGATCAGCTCGGAAGAAAACCCAGTCTCGATGGAAGAAGTTCGCGAGCGTTCCAAGTCATCGACATTGGAGCCGATCTTCTTCGCGGCGACATTCCACGATTTGCTTCCGCTGACACCATTTGATCGGGGACATGCGGCGGAGCACTTCTGGGACATCATCCTGCGAACCAAGCGAGGCGATTCGCCAACGCTCGGAAAATGGGGTGAGCTGGCCGGCCAAGGGAAATTACCGGTGATGGTTTTCAATGCGACCGATGTCAAGTCGGGCCGACGCGTGTTGTTAGGATCGACTGCCGTTCGAGATCAAGACCACGTTCACTCGACACATGACTCTGCTTCGACCGAGCACACTTGCGCATACGATCTGCGTCAAAGTCAGCTCGACATGAAGGTGGCGACGGCAGTTCGCTTGTCTGCTTCTTTCCCTTACGTAACTCCCATCAGTCGTCCCGCGGCCGACGAAAATGGGGAAGACATAATGCCGGCCGTTCGGATGGGTGATGGTGCCTACGCCGACAACGATGGCATCATGACGGCATTAGAATCGGTGAATCAACTGATCGACAAGTTCAGCAAGATGCCACCAGAGCAGCGTCCGTTCGATCGGATCTTGATGATCAATATTGATAACTATGGAACAAGCACCGATCACGTCGAGTTCGCCGAATCAGGCGGCAAAGTTGAAGCCCTCAGCTATGCCACGCTAGGGCCGCTACTTGGCTTGAGCAATGTCCGTGGTGCGTCGCAGGCAGAACGTGGTCGATTGGAAGTCAGCCTGCTGAAAGATCGAACGGTTACCGAGCAGGAAGTGATGTGGGTGCTGCGGCAATTTGGATCACGCCGCGGACGTGGGCCATCGACGCCGAAGGAGCCCTCTCATTCCGAAATGGCAGGTCATTTGCCGATCAGTAAGTTGGCAGAACAAAAAGCGATGCAGCGGATGTCCCGCTTGGGGGCCGAGCAGTCTGACAATCCGAGCGAACCACAGCCTGGTCGAGAACGATCCACGCAGGTTGTTTCTCGTCAGCGCGATGGCCAATCGGACCGCTGGAACAAAGGACCGGGGCTGTACCCGATTCAGTTCCAAGTGGTCAGCATTCCTTACATGGCCGAAGGGGAACCGCCACTTTCGTGGAAGCTAAGTGCTCAGCAGATGCGAACGTACACCCAAGCATGGAAACAGTTGGAAGCGGAAGCGGAGAAGTGGGAAAAACCTTCTGAGGAGCATTGGGACGAGGAAGGGGCGATGCCGCCGCTTTGCCTCATCGAGCAATGGCTTGGCCCACCAGGAGAAGAGTCGCAAGACTGGTCGCTTGCCAATCGGCCCGATCGTGTTCAAACAAGATAA
- a CDS encoding DUF11 domain-containing protein — protein MNTYIALRKIVTLTLLVACGSVFTACSLDRQAKKQEEVPVKPEAGMSFKPHVPEYDYASAPSPAQMRSAENTGLNGVPEYQPRYQGQPFQAPAANTATAPQYQQPSQIQRTSAEMPIEGQPVTPQVPAQQVNYAFPRGQMMPPCGPGCSHPNSICQHGATFGSCQSCQAAGPPFQAGPCWPEDEYLYDGGDRNIRTEIDSEFGVHGLDIEDTIGHYDTLDGKRIVTPSNRVCVYSPRFAAVRKVAGLNQEVLGRQIAGIDADLQLINQQHNGTPVGVVQPLALQGQIGGKLANALTEDLPPLMAHNWQKPHQFIEEFKAYENLSLIRYGIFEQGEKPRLSQSLQNAVTWTRNQQVQVVLEGRKASEVSEGDKPYEFVWSEIPGEPRLRVIKVADKGAAQPGEIVEFTLRFDNVGNQVMGNVTIIDNLTPRLEYVKDSAQCNIDAQFMTQTNEAGSEVLRWEIQDPLAAQAGGIIRFKCRVR, from the coding sequence ATGAATACATACATAGCTCTGCGAAAAATCGTCACGCTTACTTTGCTGGTCGCTTGCGGATCGGTCTTTACCGCTTGCTCGCTCGACCGACAGGCCAAGAAGCAGGAAGAGGTGCCTGTCAAACCAGAAGCCGGCATGTCCTTCAAGCCGCACGTTCCTGAATACGACTATGCTTCGGCCCCCTCCCCTGCCCAAATGCGTTCAGCAGAAAACACAGGGCTCAACGGCGTGCCAGAATATCAGCCACGCTACCAAGGGCAACCATTCCAAGCCCCAGCTGCCAACACCGCCACGGCTCCGCAGTACCAACAACCAAGCCAAATCCAACGCACGTCCGCCGAGATGCCCATCGAGGGTCAACCGGTCACGCCGCAGGTTCCTGCCCAGCAGGTGAACTATGCCTTTCCGCGTGGACAAATGATGCCACCGTGCGGACCTGGCTGCAGCCATCCCAATTCCATCTGTCAACATGGCGCGACGTTCGGTAGTTGCCAATCATGCCAGGCAGCCGGTCCCCCATTCCAAGCAGGTCCTTGCTGGCCGGAAGATGAATACCTTTACGATGGTGGCGATCGAAACATTCGTACAGAAATTGATAGCGAGTTCGGCGTACATGGCCTCGATATCGAGGACACCATTGGGCACTACGATACGCTCGATGGCAAACGCATTGTGACGCCAAGTAACCGCGTCTGCGTTTACTCGCCTCGCTTCGCGGCGGTACGCAAAGTGGCTGGTCTGAACCAGGAAGTACTTGGCCGACAAATCGCTGGTATCGATGCCGATCTTCAGCTGATCAATCAACAGCACAACGGAACGCCAGTTGGTGTCGTTCAGCCATTGGCCCTGCAAGGACAAATTGGCGGCAAGTTGGCCAACGCTCTGACCGAAGACCTGCCACCACTGATGGCTCACAACTGGCAGAAACCTCATCAGTTCATCGAAGAGTTCAAAGCTTACGAGAACCTCAGCCTGATCCGCTACGGCATCTTCGAGCAAGGCGAAAAACCACGCCTATCGCAAAGCTTGCAAAATGCGGTGACATGGACACGCAACCAGCAAGTTCAAGTCGTTCTCGAAGGTCGCAAGGCCTCCGAAGTTTCCGAAGGGGACAAGCCGTACGAATTTGTCTGGTCTGAAATTCCAGGAGAACCTCGACTGCGTGTGATCAAAGTCGCTGACAAGGGAGCCGCTCAGCCTGGTGAAATCGTCGAGTTCACGCTTCGATTCGATAACGTCGGCAACCAGGTCATGGGCAACGTTACGATTATCGACAATCTGACACCACGCTTGGAGTATGTCAAAGACTCGGCTCAGTGCAACATCGACGCCCAGTTCATGACGCAAACCAATGAAGCTGGCAGCGAAGTCCTTCGCTGGGAAATCCAAGATCCGTTGGCAGCCCAAGCCGGCGGCATCATTCGCTTCAAGTGCCGCGTGCGGTAA
- the dtd gene encoding D-aminoacyl-tRNA deacylase, whose amino-acid sequence MRGVVQRVLEAHVKVDEEIVGQIERGLVVLLGVAEGDTEVDLKYLVEKTVNLRIFEDDDGKMNRSLLDTGGSVLAISQFTLLGDCRKGRRPSFIGAAKPDEANQLYEQFVERIREQGVHVETGIFQADMKVHLVNDGPVTLVLDSTKIL is encoded by the coding sequence ATGCGCGGCGTAGTCCAACGAGTCTTAGAGGCCCATGTGAAAGTCGATGAGGAGATTGTCGGACAGATCGAACGAGGCTTAGTCGTGCTGCTGGGAGTCGCCGAGGGAGATACGGAGGTAGATCTCAAGTACCTCGTCGAAAAGACGGTCAATCTTCGCATCTTTGAAGATGACGATGGGAAGATGAATCGTAGTTTGCTTGATACCGGGGGCAGTGTCTTGGCAATCAGTCAATTCACACTGCTAGGCGATTGCCGCAAAGGACGCCGGCCAAGTTTTATCGGTGCCGCGAAGCCAGACGAGGCGAATCAGCTTTACGAACAATTTGTTGAACGAATTCGCGAGCAGGGCGTGCATGTCGAGACCGGAATCTTTCAGGCCGACATGAAAGTTCACCTGGTCAACGATGGACCGGTGAC
- a CDS encoding ABC transporter permease codes for MRPYLTVINDSFHEAFVSRVLYILILKLTLVLLVLAPLTYESKRMLSFHRTSVRDVPAFVMDLRQQVKTEGANPAKQVVALADAPLKQLIEAEEPPEIDRGNINDVVDGLNDLLREEAFYDENAWADVRLGQETKALLNKGIDTLDADDQAYFNRLLLRDAFPIYLGNVPAEQLYLTYPLMWEPMPLPFGKELFDTTLKIILTAFIDLFIGMFAMFVAILVTAPIIPRTFEPGAIDLLLSKPISRSLLIIAKYVGGCAFVLLSVTYFLTGLYLIVGWRFDVWSNALLLCVPVFVFQFAIYYCVSVLAGVMWRNSIVSIVVTVLFFYACFGIGTLKVSVFEPFFINPTRIVRVVDTDEGLVGVTQSGQFIQWNETSRIWDAVLFQQRRGPEQFAMQSIMIGPVYHAPSQSLMYLEQPTVGGPRRRMGMNGASFKTAKWSGNWVAEDGPNPPTGASWIFKDAKDDVVVVSSAGVFLYEGKGEQKKAKILGFELPFGGNDSFKRLGPTEGVPYFPPFAAAIDLSANRLLVENQGSLYLLKREGDQQYVVDHQVKREGDGEVAVGLSDKLAVVVDEFGKIELRDGQSLEVQKTFRPAGDTPPTAVEASSDGKYFAVLFHDGVLWLYDVGAGQGSVIDRDASAITFRDEQLIFADNKTRVRVRDIATGEDVETYWPTSDWWRFSYDWIVSPIYYVFPKPGELSNLLKYLVTDESTTSIQGLQTSGDLREIRVADNIVMPIVHNTIFIVVMLGITCFYVSRLDL; via the coding sequence ATGCGACCCTATCTGACCGTTATCAACGACTCGTTTCACGAAGCTTTCGTATCGCGAGTTCTCTATATTCTGATTCTGAAACTAACACTGGTTTTGTTGGTGCTTGCTCCACTGACATACGAGTCGAAGCGGATGCTCAGCTTTCATCGAACGAGCGTGCGAGATGTGCCGGCGTTTGTGATGGACTTGCGTCAGCAAGTGAAAACGGAAGGAGCGAATCCTGCGAAACAAGTGGTCGCGTTAGCAGATGCTCCGCTGAAGCAATTGATTGAAGCGGAAGAACCACCCGAGATCGATCGAGGAAATATCAACGATGTTGTCGACGGTCTGAACGATTTGCTCCGAGAAGAAGCTTTTTATGACGAAAACGCTTGGGCCGATGTCAGGCTTGGCCAGGAAACAAAAGCGTTACTAAACAAAGGAATCGATACGTTAGATGCCGACGATCAGGCCTATTTCAATCGCTTGCTACTACGGGACGCGTTCCCAATTTACCTTGGCAATGTGCCTGCGGAGCAACTTTACTTAACTTATCCGCTGATGTGGGAGCCGATGCCGCTGCCATTTGGTAAAGAGCTTTTCGACACGACGTTGAAGATCATCCTGACTGCGTTCATCGACTTGTTCATCGGCATGTTCGCGATGTTTGTCGCGATTCTCGTCACCGCGCCGATCATTCCTCGAACCTTCGAACCAGGCGCGATTGACCTTTTGCTGAGCAAACCAATCTCTCGCTCGTTGCTGATCATTGCCAAATACGTCGGCGGTTGTGCGTTCGTCCTTTTGAGTGTGACCTACTTTCTGACAGGACTGTACCTGATTGTGGGATGGCGGTTTGATGTGTGGAGCAATGCACTGCTGTTGTGTGTCCCCGTCTTTGTCTTTCAGTTTGCGATTTACTACTGCGTGTCGGTGCTTGCCGGCGTGATGTGGCGAAACTCGATTGTTTCGATTGTCGTGACGGTACTTTTTTTCTATGCCTGTTTTGGGATCGGAACACTCAAGGTTTCTGTCTTCGAGCCGTTCTTTATTAACCCTACTCGCATCGTTCGCGTGGTGGATACCGACGAAGGCTTAGTCGGCGTAACGCAGTCGGGGCAGTTCATTCAGTGGAACGAAACGTCACGGATTTGGGATGCAGTTCTCTTTCAGCAACGACGCGGCCCGGAACAATTTGCGATGCAGTCGATCATGATTGGCCCGGTTTATCATGCCCCATCGCAGTCGCTGATGTATCTCGAGCAGCCAACCGTTGGTGGTCCGCGTCGCCGGATGGGGATGAACGGGGCGTCGTTCAAAACGGCCAAGTGGTCAGGCAACTGGGTCGCCGAAGACGGACCCAATCCACCGACCGGAGCATCATGGATATTCAAAGATGCAAAGGATGACGTCGTCGTAGTCAGTTCCGCCGGCGTGTTTCTGTACGAAGGCAAAGGGGAGCAAAAGAAGGCGAAGATTCTCGGATTCGAGTTGCCATTCGGCGGAAACGATTCGTTCAAACGCTTGGGCCCAACCGAAGGGGTTCCTTACTTTCCACCCTTTGCCGCAGCGATTGATTTGTCGGCCAACCGCTTGCTGGTCGAGAACCAAGGATCGCTTTACTTATTGAAGCGGGAAGGGGACCAACAGTACGTGGTAGACCACCAGGTAAAGCGAGAAGGAGACGGAGAAGTCGCCGTCGGTCTGAGCGATAAGTTAGCTGTGGTAGTCGACGAGTTCGGAAAGATCGAATTACGCGATGGGCAGTCGCTGGAAGTCCAAAAGACGTTTCGACCTGCCGGCGACACGCCACCCACCGCTGTCGAAGCAAGTTCCGATGGAAAGTACTTCGCCGTGTTGTTTCATGATGGTGTGTTGTGGCTGTATGACGTCGGGGCAGGGCAGGGGAGTGTGATCGATCGTGATGCTTCTGCAATCACGTTTCGAGACGAGCAATTGATCTTCGCCGATAACAAAACGCGTGTTCGTGTTCGAGATATTGCTACGGGAGAAGATGTCGAAACCTATTGGCCGACGTCCGACTGGTGGCGGTTCTCGTACGATTGGATCGTTTCACCAATCTACTATGTCTTTCCGAAGCCTGGTGAACTAAGCAATCTGCTGAAGTATCTCGTCACCGATGAATCAACGACATCGATTCAAGGGCTACAAACTTCTGGTGACCTTCGAGAAATCCGCGTTGCCGATAACATTGTGATGCCGATCGTGCACAACACGATCTTTATCGTCGTCATGCTCGGCATCACTTGCTTCTACGTGAGCCGATTGGATTTGTAG
- a CDS encoding alpha/beta hydrolase, with product MPTLIRTLGCTLLLTLCFVDLHAFAQRPGNTDRSPERSRQSRGRENGGRSRAYAPPILDVNFIQEKLPEGVRYVSDVVFKKVDDIELKLDLLLPPAKANQKMPIAIWIHGGAWMRGNKANDLHRFDQMTARILEQGIAFVSIEYRLSGQAQFPAQIQDCNDAISFVLSNSDQYGLDPTRVVVMGTSAGGHLASLVGASTHHAVPEFYSPHSKPATGIVGIVNFYGPSDLLVLQGKRDEIDYENDVSPEARFLGHSPLKRPDVATAASPTHYVSPKTPPFLIFHGDQDARVPISQSILLDAWLKAKGVESKLVVVPGADHGDQKFDDEAYNEEVVAFLKSKMRIP from the coding sequence ATGCCCACGTTGATTCGCACCCTTGGCTGTACATTACTACTCACCCTTTGCTTCGTCGATCTACATGCCTTTGCCCAGCGGCCGGGCAATACGGACCGAAGCCCTGAGCGTTCGCGACAATCGCGCGGGCGCGAGAACGGCGGTCGGTCTCGCGCATATGCACCACCGATTCTCGACGTGAATTTCATTCAGGAGAAGCTGCCTGAAGGAGTTCGGTATGTGAGCGATGTCGTTTTCAAAAAGGTGGACGACATCGAACTGAAACTCGACTTGCTGCTTCCGCCGGCGAAGGCGAATCAGAAGATGCCGATCGCCATTTGGATTCATGGCGGTGCTTGGATGCGAGGTAACAAAGCAAACGACCTGCACCGTTTCGATCAAATGACCGCACGCATCCTGGAACAAGGCATCGCGTTCGTTTCCATCGAATACCGACTTTCCGGTCAGGCCCAGTTCCCTGCGCAAATTCAAGATTGCAATGATGCAATCTCGTTCGTTCTCAGCAACAGCGACCAATACGGCCTCGATCCGACGCGTGTCGTCGTCATGGGAACTTCTGCCGGAGGGCACCTCGCATCGCTCGTCGGGGCAAGCACCCACCACGCGGTTCCAGAGTTCTATTCCCCGCACAGCAAGCCGGCGACCGGCATTGTGGGCATCGTTAACTTTTACGGCCCCAGCGATCTATTAGTGTTGCAGGGAAAGCGAGACGAGATCGATTACGAAAACGATGTCTCTCCCGAGGCCCGATTCCTGGGGCACTCGCCATTAAAGCGGCCAGACGTCGCGACGGCAGCTTCCCCGACACATTACGTCAGCCCGAAAACGCCACCGTTTCTGATCTTTCATGGCGATCAAGATGCCCGCGTGCCGATCTCGCAAAGCATCCTGCTGGACGCCTGGCTGAAAGCCAAAGGAGTGGAAAGCAAACTAGTCGTCGTCCCTGGCGCCGATCATGGCGACCAGAAGTTCGACGACGAAGCTTACAACGAAGAAGTCGTCGCATTTCTCAAAAGCAAAATGCGGATCCCCTAA
- a CDS encoding ABC transporter ATP-binding protein encodes MSENIIEVHDLHKTYREGLFRRKAVNALRGVSLSVPRGSIFGLLGPNGAGKTTLIKVLLGLVRKSSGEGSMLGRPLGDRQGRTKVGYLPEHHRFPRHLTGNAAMVYYGGLSGLSKREVLSKRPGLLERVGLSKWGQTPVHKYSKGMQQRLGIAQALLHNPELLILDEPTDGVDPVGRADVRRLLKDLREDGTTIFLNSHQLQEIEMVCDQAAILASGRMQKMGSIDEITKHPNARIEFVLKGSLDDMQYALTFAETEPWETDGDHLARVIVSAEAQSDLNRCVDALRDKGIDILEMRRLRTSLEDAFLNIVSAETVE; translated from the coding sequence ATGTCAGAAAACATAATTGAAGTCCACGATCTTCATAAAACGTATCGTGAAGGTCTCTTTCGGCGAAAAGCGGTCAACGCATTGCGAGGCGTTTCGCTGTCGGTGCCGCGCGGTTCGATCTTTGGTTTGCTAGGCCCGAACGGGGCAGGGAAGACGACATTGATCAAAGTACTGCTCGGGCTCGTGCGGAAATCTTCCGGCGAAGGTTCGATGCTGGGACGCCCTTTGGGTGATCGCCAAGGACGCACGAAGGTTGGCTACCTGCCAGAGCATCACCGCTTTCCTCGTCATTTGACCGGTAACGCGGCGATGGTCTATTACGGCGGGCTAAGCGGATTGAGCAAACGAGAAGTCTTAAGTAAGCGTCCTGGTCTATTGGAACGCGTCGGACTCTCGAAGTGGGGGCAGACGCCAGTTCACAAATACTCCAAAGGGATGCAGCAGCGGCTGGGGATTGCTCAGGCTCTTCTGCATAATCCAGAGCTGTTGATCTTGGACGAACCAACCGATGGGGTCGATCCTGTCGGCCGCGCGGATGTTCGACGATTGCTGAAAGACCTGCGAGAAGATGGCACGACCATCTTTCTTAATAGCCACCAGCTTCAAGAGATCGAAATGGTTTGTGACCAAGCCGCGATCTTGGCTTCCGGCCGAATGCAGAAGATGGGCTCAATTGATGAGATTACCAAGCACCCCAATGCTCGGATTGAGTTCGTTCTCAAAGGTTCTCTCGACGACATGCAGTACGCATTGACATTCGCCGAGACCGAGCCTTGGGAAACCGATGGTGATCATCTGGCCCGAGTCATCGTTTCTGCTGAAGCTCAATCTGATTTGAACCGCTGTGTCGATGCACTGCGAGATAAGGGAATCGACATCCTGGAGATGCGACGACTTCGCACGAGCCTGGAAGATGCCTTCTTGAATATTGTCTCTGCCGAAACGGTCGAGTAA